A part of Bacillus rossius redtenbacheri isolate Brsri chromosome 1, Brsri_v3, whole genome shotgun sequence genomic DNA contains:
- the LOC134530278 gene encoding uncharacterized protein LOC134530278 isoform X2, with product MYAEGLNVTVDTILKEIRERQIDYYGGRSSLHKLLKKMGFSWTTVDGRKALIENENIVLQRIDFLRKYKEEKERGTVSKSWQDKSLQSAKRRTVGDGKRFIVVNAGGRTGFVPGAGLLFVSGQKTADYHGEMNGEAFLMWFEDMLVHLEEPSVIIMDNASYHSTQMGEVCGSRGEANSSRLGERSPHRQQHHSSTHHPPRQGYFK from the exons atgtacgctgaag gtttgaatgttacagtcgacaccattttgaaagaaatcagggaaagacaaatagattattatggtggaagatcaagtcttcataaattgttaaagaagatgggattttcatggacaactgttgatggacgaaaagctttgatagagaatgaaaacatagtattgcagcgaatagatttcttgagaaagtataaagaagaaaaagaaagag gaactgtatcaaagtcatggcaggacaagagtctacaatctgcgaagagacgtactgttggagatggtaaaaggtttattgttgttaatgctggagggcgcactggctttgtgccaggagcaggattactttttgtttcaggtcagaagactgcagactaccatggcgagatgaatggggaagctttcttgatgtggtttgaagacatgttggtgcatcttgaggaacccagtgtcatcataatggacaatgcttcatatcacagcacgcag atgggcgaggtgtgtggatcacgtggagaagctaattcaagcagactgggagagagaagtccacatagacagcagcaccattcctccactcatcatccacctcggcaaGGATActtcaagtga
- the LOC134530278 gene encoding uncharacterized protein LOC134530278 isoform X1, with translation MYAEGLNVTVDTILKEIRERQIDYYGGRSSLHKLLKKMGFSWTTVDGRKALIENENIVLQRIDFLRKYKEEKERGANFIFVDETWIFQRGKALIYLKICSVVQYKVFHFHFIYFSGTVSKSWQDKSLQSAKRRTVGDGKRFIVVNAGGRTGFVPGAGLLFVSGQKTADYHGEMNGEAFLMWFEDMLVHLEEPSVIIMDNASYHSTQMGEVCGSRGEANSSRLGERSPHRQQHHSSTHHPPRQGYFK, from the exons atgtacgctgaag gtttgaatgttacagtcgacaccattttgaaagaaatcagggaaagacaaatagattattatggtggaagatcaagtcttcataaattgttaaagaagatgggattttcatggacaactgttgatggacgaaaagctttgatagagaatgaaaacatagtattgcagcgaatagatttcttgagaaagtataaagaagaaaaagaaagaggtgccaatttcatatttgttgatgaaacatggattttccagagaggcaaggcattaatttatttgaaaatttgttctgtggtccaatacaaagtatttcatttccatttcatatatttttcaggaactgtatcaaagtcatggcaggacaagagtctacaatctgcgaagagacgtactgttggagatggtaaaaggtttattgttgttaatgctggagggcgcactggctttgtgccaggagcaggattactttttgtttcaggtcagaagactgcagactaccatggcgagatgaatggggaagctttcttgatgtggtttgaagacatgttggtgcatcttgaggaacccagtgtcatcataatggacaatgcttcatatcacagcacgcag atgggcgaggtgtgtggatcacgtggagaagctaattcaagcagactgggagagagaagtccacatagacagcagcaccattcctccactcatcatccacctcggcaaGGATActtcaagtga